One Caretta caretta isolate rCarCar2 chromosome 6, rCarCar1.hap1, whole genome shotgun sequence genomic region harbors:
- the RABEP2 gene encoding rab GTPase-binding effector protein 2 isoform X2 yields the protein MRLRGAGLPVGLGWRPRRQTPPRPFGPLRCLPRPLGRARAFGSLRIRSALSGTTRLAPPPAGPERGSAEPAAGGAASRAWRSRVGRMGWGGGPAALQEPGLPVAVVGAEPGPDPGGRIQALRGELAAALAEVETLRAVATVSEGTKQEAVATVRRHCQEEVASLQAILKDTISSYEARLAALQQEQHGGGSWGGRELSCLQQQRAQGNPLDSLERQMEKAQEDSEQLRSIVLPMEEEIAQLKSKLSRAEGLIQGLRGPEGSLCCSSESLLSDAEDPSRVPPAHPGGEGDEGSGPEGEEELGGGMAFARGCDSISIVSIASSSAGSPRPRRRPNQEHEDTASLLSTGTLVPESIYLPPPGFQLVPDGEWTHLQQEARRHQESWQQLSEQLEAVMQEKLRLQEALTRSSEDCAKQVLVLLDQIQNSEQLLQNLQATVSQTQHRTQEQIADLASSHKRLSYEVQRLNEENEGLRGSRPTLTPAEEPPLPSSVQELQALVRRLHEEAGTLRRASEHHSERLRIEIVTLRERLDEEEAARARLQGVLEAQLGAQREESPSLCSLRSEMERLQQQLGQAEQRAQGLEQDMQRLQGDLTQRDRQGQAWEQEKARLEAALSEQRGKLQRLQAELDTSEQVQRDFVRLSQTLQVQLERIRQAPSLEQVRSIVDGTRLKDVTELKEP from the exons ATGCGGTTGCGGGGGGCGGGGTTGCCCGTAGGCCTGGGCTGGCGGCCCCGCAGACagaccccgccccgccccttcgGGCCTCTCCGCTGCCTCCCGAGACCCCTCGGCCGGGCTCGGGCTTTCGGCTCCCTCCGGATCCGCTCGGCTCTTTCCGGAACCACCCggctggccccgccccccgctggCCCCGAACGCGGAAGTGCGGAGCCTGCGGCGGGGGGAGCCGCGAGCCGAGCATGGAGG aGCCGTGTGGGGcggatgggctggggggggggccccGCAGCCCTGCAGGAGCCCGGTCTGCCGGTGGCAGTGGTGGGCGCGGAGCCGGGCCCCGACCCCGGGGGAAGGATCCAGGCGCTGCGGGGGGAGCTGGCGGCCGCGCTGGCCGAGGTGGAGACGCTGCGAGCCGTGGCCACCGTGAGCGAGGGCACCAAGCAGGAGGCCGTGGCCACCGTGCGCCGCCACTGCCAGGAGGAGGTGGCCTCGCTGCAGGCCATCCTCAaag ACACCATCAGCAGCTATGAGGCGCGCCTGGCggccctgcagcaggagcagcatggTGGCGGCTCATGGGGGGGCCGGGAGCTGAGCTGCCTGCAGCAACAGCGGGCACAGGGAAACCCCCTGGACTCGCTGGAGCGGCAGATGGAGAAG GCGCAGGAGGATTCGGAGCAGCTGCGCAGCATTGTCCTGCCCATGGAGGAGGAGATCGCCCAGCTCAAGAGCAAACTCTCCCGGGCCGAGGGGCTGATCCAGGGGCTGCGGGGGCCTGAG GGCTCACTCTGCTGCTCATCGGAGTCCCTGCTGTCTGATGCGGAGGATCCCAGCCGGgtgccccctgcccaccctgggggagagggggatgaagGCTCTGGACCGGAGGGTGAAGAGGAGCTGGGAGGTGGCATGGCCTTCGCCCGCGGCTGCGACAGCATCTCCATTGTCTCCATCGCCAGCTCCAGCGCTGGCTCCCCCCGGCCCCGGCGCCGGCCCAACCAAGAGCATGAGGACACAGCCTCCCTGCTGTCCACCGGCACCCTGGTGCCTGAGAGCATCTACCTGCCGCCCCCTGGCTTCCAGCTGGTGCCTGATGGGGAGTGGACGCACCTGCAGCAGGAG GCCAGGCGGCACCAGGAGTCCTGGCAGCAGCTGAGCGAGCAGCTGGAGGCGGTGATGCAGGAGAAGCTGCGACTGCAGGAGGCGTTAACTCGGAGCAGCGAGGATTGTGCCAAGCAG GTGCTGGTGCTGCTGGATCAGATCCAGAACTcggagcagctgctgcagaacCTACAGGCGACCGTGTCCCAGACCCAGCACCGGACCCAGGAGCAGATT gcTGACCTGGCATCATCTCACAAGCGACTCAGCTACGAGGTGCAGCGGCTGAACGAGGAGAACGAGGGGCTGCGGGGCTCCCGGCCCACCCTGACCCCTGCTGAGGAGCCACCACTGCCGAGCTCCGTGCAG gAACTGCAGGCACTGGTGCGCCGGCTGCACGAGGAGGCTGGGACCCTGCGCCGAGCTAGTGAGCACCATAGCGAGCGGCTGCGCATTGAGATTGTCACGCTGCGTGAGCGACTGGACGAGGAGGAGGCCGCCCGGGCCCGGCTGCAGGgggttctggaggcccagctGGGGGCCCAGCGCGAGGAGAGCC cctccctgtgCAGCCTCCGGTCAGAGATGGAGAGgctacagcagcagctggggcag gcagagcagcgggcacaggggctggagcaggacatGCAGCGGCTTCAGGGGGACCTGACCCAGCGTGACCGGCAGGGCCAGGCCTGGGAACAGGAAAAG gccaggctggaggCAGCACTGTCCGAGCAGCGGGGGA
- the RABEP2 gene encoding rab GTPase-binding effector protein 2 isoform X1, protein MRLRGAGLPVGLGWRPRRQTPPRPFGPLRCLPRPLGRARAFGSLRIRSALSGTTRLAPPPAGPERGSAEPAAGGAASRAWRSRVGRMGWGGGPAALQEPGLPVAVVGAEPGPDPGGRIQALRGELAAALAEVETLRAVATVSEGTKQEAVATVRRHCQEEVASLQAILKDTISSYEARLAALQQEQHGGGSWGGRELSCLQQQRAQGNPLDSLERQMEKAQEDSEQLRSIVLPMEEEIAQLKSKLSRAEGLIQGLRGPEGSLCCSSESLLSDAEDPSRVPPAHPGGEGDEGSGPEGEEELGGGMAFARGCDSISIVSIASSSAGSPRPRRRPNQEHEDTASLLSTGTLVPESIYLPPPGFQLVPDGEWTHLQQEARRHQESWQQLSEQLEAVMQEKLRLQEALTRSSEDCAKQVLVLLDQIQNSEQLLQNLQATVSQTQHRTQEQIADLASSHKRLSYEVQRLNEENEGLRGSRPTLTPAEEPPLPSSVQELQALVRRLHEEAGTLRRASEHHSERLRIEIVTLRERLDEEEAARARLQGVLEAQLGAQREESQVMEASLCSLRSEMERLQQQLGQAEQRAQGLEQDMQRLQGDLTQRDRQGQAWEQEKARLEAALSEQRGKLQRLQAELDTSEQVQRDFVRLSQTLQVQLERIRQAPSLEQVRSIVDGTRLKDVTELKEP, encoded by the exons ATGCGGTTGCGGGGGGCGGGGTTGCCCGTAGGCCTGGGCTGGCGGCCCCGCAGACagaccccgccccgccccttcgGGCCTCTCCGCTGCCTCCCGAGACCCCTCGGCCGGGCTCGGGCTTTCGGCTCCCTCCGGATCCGCTCGGCTCTTTCCGGAACCACCCggctggccccgccccccgctggCCCCGAACGCGGAAGTGCGGAGCCTGCGGCGGGGGGAGCCGCGAGCCGAGCATGGAGG aGCCGTGTGGGGcggatgggctggggggggggccccGCAGCCCTGCAGGAGCCCGGTCTGCCGGTGGCAGTGGTGGGCGCGGAGCCGGGCCCCGACCCCGGGGGAAGGATCCAGGCGCTGCGGGGGGAGCTGGCGGCCGCGCTGGCCGAGGTGGAGACGCTGCGAGCCGTGGCCACCGTGAGCGAGGGCACCAAGCAGGAGGCCGTGGCCACCGTGCGCCGCCACTGCCAGGAGGAGGTGGCCTCGCTGCAGGCCATCCTCAaag ACACCATCAGCAGCTATGAGGCGCGCCTGGCggccctgcagcaggagcagcatggTGGCGGCTCATGGGGGGGCCGGGAGCTGAGCTGCCTGCAGCAACAGCGGGCACAGGGAAACCCCCTGGACTCGCTGGAGCGGCAGATGGAGAAG GCGCAGGAGGATTCGGAGCAGCTGCGCAGCATTGTCCTGCCCATGGAGGAGGAGATCGCCCAGCTCAAGAGCAAACTCTCCCGGGCCGAGGGGCTGATCCAGGGGCTGCGGGGGCCTGAG GGCTCACTCTGCTGCTCATCGGAGTCCCTGCTGTCTGATGCGGAGGATCCCAGCCGGgtgccccctgcccaccctgggggagagggggatgaagGCTCTGGACCGGAGGGTGAAGAGGAGCTGGGAGGTGGCATGGCCTTCGCCCGCGGCTGCGACAGCATCTCCATTGTCTCCATCGCCAGCTCCAGCGCTGGCTCCCCCCGGCCCCGGCGCCGGCCCAACCAAGAGCATGAGGACACAGCCTCCCTGCTGTCCACCGGCACCCTGGTGCCTGAGAGCATCTACCTGCCGCCCCCTGGCTTCCAGCTGGTGCCTGATGGGGAGTGGACGCACCTGCAGCAGGAG GCCAGGCGGCACCAGGAGTCCTGGCAGCAGCTGAGCGAGCAGCTGGAGGCGGTGATGCAGGAGAAGCTGCGACTGCAGGAGGCGTTAACTCGGAGCAGCGAGGATTGTGCCAAGCAG GTGCTGGTGCTGCTGGATCAGATCCAGAACTcggagcagctgctgcagaacCTACAGGCGACCGTGTCCCAGACCCAGCACCGGACCCAGGAGCAGATT gcTGACCTGGCATCATCTCACAAGCGACTCAGCTACGAGGTGCAGCGGCTGAACGAGGAGAACGAGGGGCTGCGGGGCTCCCGGCCCACCCTGACCCCTGCTGAGGAGCCACCACTGCCGAGCTCCGTGCAG gAACTGCAGGCACTGGTGCGCCGGCTGCACGAGGAGGCTGGGACCCTGCGCCGAGCTAGTGAGCACCATAGCGAGCGGCTGCGCATTGAGATTGTCACGCTGCGTGAGCGACTGGACGAGGAGGAGGCCGCCCGGGCCCGGCTGCAGGgggttctggaggcccagctGGGGGCCCAGCGCGAGGAGAGCC AGGTCATGGAGG cctccctgtgCAGCCTCCGGTCAGAGATGGAGAGgctacagcagcagctggggcag gcagagcagcgggcacaggggctggagcaggacatGCAGCGGCTTCAGGGGGACCTGACCCAGCGTGACCGGCAGGGCCAGGCCTGGGAACAGGAAAAG gccaggctggaggCAGCACTGTCCGAGCAGCGGGGGA
- the RABEP2 gene encoding rab GTPase-binding effector protein 2 isoform X3 produces MRLRGAGLPVGLGWRPRRQTPPRPFGPLRCLPRPLGRARAFGSLRIRSALSGTTRLAPPPAGPERGSAEPAAGGAASRAWRSRVGRMGWGGGPAALQEPGLPVAVVGAEPGPDPGGRIQALRGELAAALAEVETLRAVATVSEGTKQEAVATVRRHCQEEVASLQAILKDTISSYEARLAALQQEQHGGGSWGGRELSCLQQQRAQGNPLDSLERQMEKAQEDSEQLRSIVLPMEEEIAQLKSKLSRAEGLIQGLRGPEGSLCCSSESLLSDAEDPSRVPPAHPGGEGDEGSGPEGEEELGGGMAFARGCDSISIVSIASSSAGSPRPRRRPNQEHEDTASLLSTGTLVPESIYLPPPGFQLVPDGEWTHLQQEARRHQESWQQLSEQLEAVMQEKLRLQEALTRSSEDCAKQVLVLLDQIQNSEQLLQNLQATVSQTQHRTQEQIADLASSHKRLSYEVQRLNEENEGLRGSRPTLTPAEEPPLPSSVQELQALVRRLHEEAGTLRRASEHHSERLRIEIVTLRERLDEEEAARARLQGVLEAQLGAQREESQVMEASLCSLRSEMERLQQQLGQAEQRAQGLEQDMQRLQGDLTQRDRQGQAWEQEKVQLERIRQAPSLEQVRSIVDGTRLKDVTELKEP; encoded by the exons ATGCGGTTGCGGGGGGCGGGGTTGCCCGTAGGCCTGGGCTGGCGGCCCCGCAGACagaccccgccccgccccttcgGGCCTCTCCGCTGCCTCCCGAGACCCCTCGGCCGGGCTCGGGCTTTCGGCTCCCTCCGGATCCGCTCGGCTCTTTCCGGAACCACCCggctggccccgccccccgctggCCCCGAACGCGGAAGTGCGGAGCCTGCGGCGGGGGGAGCCGCGAGCCGAGCATGGAGG aGCCGTGTGGGGcggatgggctggggggggggccccGCAGCCCTGCAGGAGCCCGGTCTGCCGGTGGCAGTGGTGGGCGCGGAGCCGGGCCCCGACCCCGGGGGAAGGATCCAGGCGCTGCGGGGGGAGCTGGCGGCCGCGCTGGCCGAGGTGGAGACGCTGCGAGCCGTGGCCACCGTGAGCGAGGGCACCAAGCAGGAGGCCGTGGCCACCGTGCGCCGCCACTGCCAGGAGGAGGTGGCCTCGCTGCAGGCCATCCTCAaag ACACCATCAGCAGCTATGAGGCGCGCCTGGCggccctgcagcaggagcagcatggTGGCGGCTCATGGGGGGGCCGGGAGCTGAGCTGCCTGCAGCAACAGCGGGCACAGGGAAACCCCCTGGACTCGCTGGAGCGGCAGATGGAGAAG GCGCAGGAGGATTCGGAGCAGCTGCGCAGCATTGTCCTGCCCATGGAGGAGGAGATCGCCCAGCTCAAGAGCAAACTCTCCCGGGCCGAGGGGCTGATCCAGGGGCTGCGGGGGCCTGAG GGCTCACTCTGCTGCTCATCGGAGTCCCTGCTGTCTGATGCGGAGGATCCCAGCCGGgtgccccctgcccaccctgggggagagggggatgaagGCTCTGGACCGGAGGGTGAAGAGGAGCTGGGAGGTGGCATGGCCTTCGCCCGCGGCTGCGACAGCATCTCCATTGTCTCCATCGCCAGCTCCAGCGCTGGCTCCCCCCGGCCCCGGCGCCGGCCCAACCAAGAGCATGAGGACACAGCCTCCCTGCTGTCCACCGGCACCCTGGTGCCTGAGAGCATCTACCTGCCGCCCCCTGGCTTCCAGCTGGTGCCTGATGGGGAGTGGACGCACCTGCAGCAGGAG GCCAGGCGGCACCAGGAGTCCTGGCAGCAGCTGAGCGAGCAGCTGGAGGCGGTGATGCAGGAGAAGCTGCGACTGCAGGAGGCGTTAACTCGGAGCAGCGAGGATTGTGCCAAGCAG GTGCTGGTGCTGCTGGATCAGATCCAGAACTcggagcagctgctgcagaacCTACAGGCGACCGTGTCCCAGACCCAGCACCGGACCCAGGAGCAGATT gcTGACCTGGCATCATCTCACAAGCGACTCAGCTACGAGGTGCAGCGGCTGAACGAGGAGAACGAGGGGCTGCGGGGCTCCCGGCCCACCCTGACCCCTGCTGAGGAGCCACCACTGCCGAGCTCCGTGCAG gAACTGCAGGCACTGGTGCGCCGGCTGCACGAGGAGGCTGGGACCCTGCGCCGAGCTAGTGAGCACCATAGCGAGCGGCTGCGCATTGAGATTGTCACGCTGCGTGAGCGACTGGACGAGGAGGAGGCCGCCCGGGCCCGGCTGCAGGgggttctggaggcccagctGGGGGCCCAGCGCGAGGAGAGCC AGGTCATGGAGG cctccctgtgCAGCCTCCGGTCAGAGATGGAGAGgctacagcagcagctggggcag gcagagcagcgggcacaggggctggagcaggacatGCAGCGGCTTCAGGGGGACCTGACCCAGCGTGACCGGCAGGGCCAGGCCTGGGAACAGGAAAAG